From Pseudomonas vanderleydeniana, the proteins below share one genomic window:
- a CDS encoding dermonecrotic toxin domain-containing protein: MSDQPTLYLLSQAAELRTALSAQEQALSIDTAERRWLSNLYLANQDAREALTEPMYVDKLLIVAQGATTADLAGSFLIGGSVGHAVFLSTPTFGLERFGSRELALAKVRERLGIEAQRDELLRFVPLRIRNAIPHEPPPALITRPIAGGVLDERRQVIEDYLDTTLKHLLDELLELPSFKSLLGQLFDSTLGKRFPLANLKALQVITHQAPGTADSQAQLPLRTLSTRTLGETLLERYRQGAWPGGQTHEFVSPGYTALAPDTAVWENTLVTLSSQLPQHLHNRLEAFWETLLDIGQPRRQLFIDALGTRFRAELLHQEQDLNEIGAEDYPLLCGLYPLDRARLDAVTLHTLTLTTGQGSCSPANAFVVRHERGSMADYFLYAAGRLQTFHSQESLLESVRTRLQNPGKNPDWLLGLSLRERAGLRNTTIIDISLVAGELSIFDTLFKNIIAKLLDNVSYVLERYRHSDGALVLPAAFESALDIRGLIAPRLAALAKGTRWSHRLDLSPSEKPASPTLTRTLRPTLETARHQLASLTQLKDRLSEGLKKRPTLEAFIRSELSNELNRAELHNLSPDNLYINRYAKDLPRFGSVSVAPTASQRVIDHVLERLLQGVGELAEYATGLFSKTANGLWSRISNLGIEGLNRIVNTLLPDFLGHYLRRQRSIYGELSSDLHEAIRRGLRQEVQLKEMRGALKASALELLDNLLDSDRRDQRPGLHGFIPDAYALTYQHDIAAVPIRLHNCFLLTAHGGLDPEHAGRVLLWTPAQGAESFDSLYNADIELQRRLHDPVERLCLLENTTNAERPGHLPLVRHQRNNRRTYPSLGFEQVQNSLQNNRFNSLLDKALADLGQAVTSGYRGANLHHYLQGRLDDHSTVPMLERAIQAAQDTATHLALPSWLSAASASRQFALAALLDHYRQDAATTDDYHQGIPDIRHTASNKLKGLLLRDFPTQKLDPQQITVWLTPREAPLPLSEPLIDFALRHVDDMQSRSISLASVAAALPATLTGDRIKSLIQEAAIGSHHAALLDSFLSPDVLYNAHRRPAFSRHGFWQGLLQAFVQRLRGTLSQTAHGFIKHLLGMPDGVARPPLNGQHIELKPLQLINGSPSATDSVAGFYLIGPRGNRPGPCILFCPQGERAMYQEFASEAALLGELGNSHDLQQQVLERLPRERQVHYTSQLFKTALALGDEPLRGNLFHRLYQDVTGLLKQMLGCQNLSGQGSLWNRALAWLKGELHQGATALLGRSHLPWLVWQSLSQLKDAGQKAWQARWGEAIEEFVMTLAKLAMARRGWVQSNLAGVTRMARDSAVESPFPLPPWGAQRLTPGQKALLLGLQAQQVALEHMTPSRAGDLYTDPATRKTFVAIDGRVFQVRQEHQRWRVVTDSTKGPWLHQDDQGQWTFDLPNRCIEGIRDEDA; the protein is encoded by the coding sequence ATGTCAGATCAACCCACCCTTTACCTGCTGTCCCAGGCCGCCGAGCTGCGCACCGCACTCAGCGCCCAGGAACAGGCGCTGTCCATCGACACCGCCGAGCGCCGTTGGCTGAGCAACCTGTACCTGGCGAACCAGGATGCCCGCGAAGCGCTCACTGAACCGATGTACGTCGACAAGTTGCTCATTGTCGCCCAGGGCGCCACCACGGCGGACCTGGCCGGCAGCTTCCTGATCGGCGGCAGCGTCGGGCACGCGGTGTTCCTCAGCACGCCGACATTCGGCCTGGAACGTTTCGGTTCACGCGAACTGGCGTTGGCGAAAGTCCGTGAACGCCTGGGCATCGAGGCTCAACGCGACGAACTGCTGCGCTTCGTCCCGTTGCGCATCCGCAACGCCATCCCCCACGAGCCACCACCGGCCCTGATCACACGTCCCATCGCCGGCGGCGTGCTCGATGAGCGCCGCCAGGTCATAGAGGACTACCTCGACACCACCTTGAAGCACCTGCTGGACGAACTGCTGGAGCTTCCGAGCTTCAAGTCCCTGCTCGGCCAGTTGTTCGACAGTACCCTGGGCAAGCGCTTTCCCCTGGCCAACCTGAAGGCCCTGCAAGTCATCACTCACCAGGCGCCGGGCACCGCGGACTCACAGGCGCAGCTTCCCTTGCGCACGCTCTCGACCCGTACCCTGGGCGAAACCCTCCTGGAACGCTACCGGCAAGGCGCGTGGCCCGGCGGACAGACCCACGAGTTCGTCTCTCCCGGCTACACGGCGCTGGCACCGGATACCGCCGTCTGGGAAAACACCCTGGTCACCCTCTCCAGCCAGTTGCCACAGCACCTGCACAACCGGCTCGAGGCGTTCTGGGAAACGCTTCTGGATATCGGACAGCCACGCCGACAGCTGTTCATCGATGCGCTGGGTACCCGCTTTCGGGCCGAACTGCTGCACCAGGAACAGGACCTCAACGAAATCGGCGCCGAGGACTATCCGCTGCTGTGCGGGCTCTACCCGCTGGACAGGGCTCGTCTCGATGCGGTCACGCTGCACACCTTGACGCTGACCACCGGCCAGGGTTCGTGCTCGCCGGCCAATGCGTTCGTCGTGCGCCACGAGCGAGGCAGCATGGCCGACTACTTCCTCTACGCGGCCGGGCGCCTGCAGACCTTCCACAGCCAGGAGAGCCTGCTGGAGTCGGTCCGGACCCGCCTGCAAAACCCCGGAAAAAACCCGGACTGGCTGCTGGGCCTGTCCCTGCGCGAGCGCGCCGGGCTCAGGAACACAACCATCATCGACATTTCGCTGGTGGCGGGCGAGCTGTCGATTTTCGACACGCTGTTCAAAAACATCATCGCCAAGCTGCTGGACAACGTGAGCTATGTGCTGGAACGCTATCGCCATAGCGACGGGGCGCTGGTGCTGCCGGCAGCCTTCGAGAGCGCACTGGATATCCGCGGCCTGATCGCGCCCCGGTTGGCCGCCCTCGCCAAGGGAACACGCTGGAGCCACCGGCTGGACCTTTCGCCCAGTGAAAAGCCGGCTTCCCCCACGCTGACCAGGACCTTGCGGCCGACCCTGGAGACCGCCAGGCACCAATTGGCAAGCCTGACCCAGTTGAAGGACCGGCTCAGCGAGGGACTGAAAAAACGCCCGACCCTCGAGGCCTTCATCCGCAGCGAACTGTCCAACGAGCTGAATCGCGCCGAGCTGCACAACCTGTCGCCCGACAATCTCTACATCAACCGCTATGCCAAGGACCTGCCGCGGTTCGGCAGCGTCAGCGTGGCACCCACGGCCTCGCAGCGTGTCATCGATCATGTGCTCGAACGGCTGCTGCAGGGTGTCGGTGAACTGGCGGAGTACGCCACCGGCCTGTTCAGCAAGACTGCCAACGGGCTGTGGTCGCGGATCTCCAACCTGGGTATCGAGGGGCTCAACCGCATCGTCAACACCCTGCTGCCGGACTTTCTAGGCCACTACCTGCGTCGACAACGCTCGATCTATGGCGAGCTGTCCAGCGACCTGCACGAGGCCATCCGCCGCGGATTGCGCCAGGAAGTGCAGCTCAAGGAAATGCGCGGGGCGCTGAAGGCCAGTGCGCTGGAGCTGCTCGACAACCTGCTCGACAGCGACCGGCGTGACCAGCGCCCGGGCCTGCACGGATTCATCCCGGACGCCTACGCCCTGACCTACCAACATGACATCGCCGCCGTCCCGATCAGACTGCACAACTGCTTCCTGTTGACCGCCCACGGCGGCCTGGACCCTGAGCACGCCGGGAGGGTCCTGCTGTGGACCCCGGCCCAGGGCGCCGAATCCTTCGACTCGTTGTACAACGCCGACATCGAGCTGCAACGACGCCTGCATGATCCGGTCGAACGCCTCTGCCTGCTGGAGAACACCACCAACGCCGAACGGCCCGGGCATCTGCCACTGGTCCGGCATCAGCGCAACAACCGCCGAACCTACCCGAGCCTGGGCTTCGAACAGGTGCAGAACAGCCTGCAGAACAATCGCTTCAACTCGCTGCTCGACAAGGCCCTGGCCGACCTGGGCCAGGCGGTCACCTCTGGCTACCGCGGCGCGAACCTGCACCACTACCTGCAGGGCCGACTGGACGATCACTCGACCGTGCCCATGCTGGAGCGGGCGATTCAGGCGGCGCAGGACACCGCGACCCACCTGGCCCTGCCGTCCTGGCTCAGCGCCGCCAGCGCCAGCCGACAATTCGCCCTGGCCGCCCTGCTCGACCACTATCGCCAGGACGCCGCCACGACCGACGACTATCACCAGGGCATTCCCGATATCCGCCATACGGCCAGTAACAAGCTCAAGGGCCTGCTGTTGCGGGACTTTCCCACGCAAAAGCTGGACCCGCAGCAGATCACCGTCTGGTTGACGCCACGCGAGGCGCCCTTGCCGCTCAGCGAACCGCTGATCGACTTCGCCCTGCGCCACGTCGACGACATGCAGTCACGCTCCATCAGCCTCGCCAGCGTCGCCGCTGCATTGCCCGCTACGCTCACGGGCGACCGTATCAAAAGCCTGATCCAGGAAGCGGCCATCGGCAGTCACCACGCCGCCCTGCTCGATTCCTTCCTGTCGCCGGATGTCCTGTATAACGCCCACCGCCGCCCGGCTTTCAGCCGACACGGCTTCTGGCAGGGGCTGCTGCAGGCTTTCGTGCAGCGCCTGCGCGGTACCCTGTCGCAGACGGCCCATGGTTTCATCAAGCACCTGCTGGGCATGCCGGATGGCGTCGCCCGCCCGCCACTGAACGGGCAGCACATCGAGCTCAAGCCATTGCAATTGATCAACGGCTCTCCATCGGCTACCGACAGCGTGGCCGGTTTCTACCTGATCGGCCCACGCGGCAACCGGCCAGGTCCCTGCATCCTGTTCTGCCCGCAGGGCGAACGCGCGATGTACCAGGAATTCGCCAGCGAAGCGGCGCTGCTCGGCGAGCTCGGCAACTCGCACGACCTGCAGCAACAGGTCCTGGAGAGGCTCCCCCGCGAACGCCAGGTGCACTACACCTCGCAGCTGTTCAAGACCGCCCTGGCACTCGGCGACGAACCGCTACGGGGCAACCTGTTTCATCGGCTGTACCAGGACGTGACCGGGCTGCTCAAGCAGATGCTCGGTTGCCAGAACCTCTCGGGACAGGGTTCGCTCTGGAACAGGGCGCTGGCCTGGCTCAAGGGCGAGCTGCACCAGGGCGCGACCGCCCTGCTGGGCCGGTCGCACCTGCCCTGGCTGGTCTGGCAATCCCTTTCACAGCTCAAGGACGCCGGACAAAAGGCCTGGCAGGCCCGCTGGGGCGAGGCCATCGAGGAGTTCGTCATGACCCTGGCCAAGCTGGCGATGGCGCGCCGGGGATGGGTTCAGTCCAACTTGGCCGGGGTGACACGGATGGCCCGTGACAGTGCCGTCGAATCACCCTTTCCCTTGCCGCCCTGGGGCGCCCAGCGCCTGACGCCTGGACAAAAAGCCCTGCTGCTGGGCCTGCAGGCCCAGCAGGTCGCCCTGGAACACATGACCCCCAGCCGGGCCGGCGACCTCTACACCGACCCGGCCACCCGCAAGACCTTCGTGGCGATCGACGGCCGGGTTTTCCAGGTCCGCCAGGAACACCAGCGCTGGCGCGTCGTCACCGACAGCACCAAGGGCCCCTGGCTGCACCAGGACGACCAGGGCCAATGGACTTTTGACCTGCCCAACCGTTGCATCGAGGGGATCCGTGATGAAGATGCTTGA
- a CDS encoding dermonecrotic toxin domain-containing protein, with protein MTATIATTGADQGAVSPVPPLNRHQAFIASRLPAPLTQPGSACLKPLASLTPTTPAWYTQADAGLRSAFESSQLARCISQHQLEGILGRITPLETFAAPLLQRAIEQEIGLEMDVRNTYFVRRMQVRRPSSLGGLFDFPAGDHRLRTWYWDVTLLAAALHNFTADEAAKPPAEGDEFITHDHNTADVWIAAYDKDRALPLAPERFAQLCRTLDLGQRYQRHLDAVLNPDDATRKAQVRQAWTTHLHNQLAEAVHLARLQEHLPDDAYRMLGQWLAGHTDVRLDGHAVKPGGLRMLGVDLSDMLFLRAESGPSPRRCVVYIPGDDLHPVRHYDSSAHFMIQLRTRLHNAQYRRFFAQFVPVREQAAFFSALKKRLDPKDRHDMWDDYRVDPDLQVGLDLVERPLRVGSQPSLQATLKDQCELKIGRMLSDARALAVPTDDEDREARMARFLGFFEATLDLLNLLVFIPGLGQVMMLAMGTRMLHEVYSGIEAWEAGETRQAWAHLLGVAMNLAFLGTAGAVLPHVDTSTFIDSLIPVSLREGVSRLWKPDLVPYRHQPRLAARSQPDELGLYDYLDDRYLLLEDQYYRLEPDGQGHYRARHAQADKLLNPYAPAFRSNEAGAWKHELDEPLGWTDERLFSRLGPEAARLDTATAQRIRHISGIDSDVLRATHHNLERAPALLSDTVTRFALDQDLGRLVQRLQNGGISSGSLDELHMELQLLTTDPVWPRTRVLRLLNASGRSLQEYPAGIDAQVPRIDVRWPELDADGLLQQVLGKLDENEIRGLLREEFGQSTTSLPARVASLRRRLAGDAVKRRTDLFDSHYRYRTAASRGEPGAAVVKQHFPSLPDRLTEELARGANAAERQRLASGRLPLRLAREAQHYLRNVRLARQYELLYLDSVNPSEAYRIVLTMLRKLPGWPSRVRLEVRDRFPTGRLLDSLGPQKAPIRKVLVRTGEQYEAHDANGQELHGPDDLYASVLHALPDAERAALGFPHVGQGAQLKQAVRALPPLPREAVARLLDLPPVAPGFKPPMRLADGRVGYPLSGRGEGLTRRDYLMRKLYPNLSLTQVEVLHDLSTLRPDEALAKLEALQTEYATQTNALQAWQREAQTNIQSFDRGRAMSEISRCWRHEIDVTQLGSDNLPLLKLKGNLGRLPALSANFDHVRALRLENLQLDDWSTLDELLGSLPKVELLEVSSPLLPHLAAPLSRQPRIRHLKLLDGYANVQGPDTQGYYRLNQGADPLFAFKISDSTWAPVTPPTGRFDATGQLVAPERLPSWTDGEIWEHYRLQGDDINTFRNRAAATGKSPAEAYPDPSVRARTRLIRDLKWAFPERTAQERAQLLKSYNLLPSQWPQLREALQDTGRMPDWAEAHKLRMQDAGNLQRFDRLQVEVVPQIRHIRNFEFDKLQLDWDFPDYYTQDFLDAFLLKIGYQRNIRDCLYRTDIPAMFRSEDRTPFELARDDTMLARESPGEERSTTEDALSASFSLSDAKSYGVGGGPGKGQLRYNSQFDRYPGRGDSDTEMESEAHDSEMEVDSDSSERHESDDERGYSPRRLRQTVSFLYMIDTRGIEVIPGQENEFFNSTGPNELFPNDDIEGEISVPPEGLPAERIWLVNSSMTRAANVKAINDAAGERDEWIEARTWDGDDNGAVYDQLIDQVAAAGGLVVTAPPNTSIFSDDVVWPHPRPSA; from the coding sequence ATGACCGCAACGATTGCAACAACCGGCGCCGACCAGGGCGCCGTCTCCCCTGTGCCGCCGCTCAACCGCCACCAGGCCTTCATCGCCAGCCGCCTGCCGGCCCCCCTGACACAGCCCGGCTCGGCCTGCCTCAAGCCACTGGCCAGCCTCACCCCGACCACACCGGCCTGGTACACCCAGGCCGATGCCGGGCTGCGCAGCGCCTTTGAAAGCAGCCAATTGGCACGCTGCATCAGCCAGCACCAACTGGAGGGCATTCTCGGCCGCATCACGCCCCTGGAGACCTTCGCCGCCCCCCTGCTGCAACGGGCGATCGAGCAAGAGATCGGGTTGGAGATGGATGTGCGCAACACCTACTTCGTGCGTCGCATGCAGGTGCGCCGCCCGTCCAGCCTGGGTGGTCTGTTCGATTTCCCCGCCGGCGACCACAGGCTGCGCACCTGGTACTGGGATGTCACGCTGCTGGCCGCAGCGCTGCACAACTTCACCGCTGACGAGGCGGCCAAGCCCCCAGCCGAGGGTGACGAGTTCATCACCCACGACCACAACACCGCCGACGTCTGGATCGCCGCCTATGACAAGGACCGCGCGCTGCCCCTGGCGCCGGAGCGTTTTGCCCAACTGTGCCGCACCCTCGACCTGGGGCAACGCTACCAGCGGCACCTCGACGCGGTGCTCAATCCCGACGATGCCACCCGCAAAGCTCAAGTGCGCCAGGCCTGGACCACCCACCTGCACAACCAGCTGGCCGAGGCGGTGCACCTGGCCCGCCTGCAGGAGCATCTCCCGGACGACGCCTACCGGATGCTCGGGCAGTGGCTGGCCGGCCACACCGATGTCCGCCTGGACGGCCATGCCGTCAAGCCAGGCGGCCTGCGCATGCTCGGGGTCGACCTGAGCGACATGCTCTTCCTGCGCGCCGAATCCGGGCCGTCCCCGCGGCGCTGCGTGGTCTACATCCCCGGCGACGACCTGCACCCGGTGCGTCACTACGACTCCAGCGCCCACTTCATGATCCAGCTGCGCACACGCCTGCACAACGCGCAATACCGGCGCTTCTTCGCCCAGTTCGTGCCGGTACGGGAACAGGCGGCGTTCTTCAGCGCGCTGAAAAAACGCCTGGACCCCAAGGACCGCCATGACATGTGGGACGACTACCGCGTCGATCCCGACCTGCAGGTGGGGCTGGACCTGGTCGAACGGCCGCTACGGGTCGGCAGCCAACCCTCACTGCAGGCGACCCTCAAGGACCAGTGCGAACTGAAGATCGGCCGGATGCTCAGCGATGCCCGGGCCCTGGCGGTACCCACCGACGACGAGGACCGCGAGGCCCGCATGGCGCGTTTCCTGGGTTTTTTCGAGGCGACCCTGGACCTGCTCAACCTGCTGGTGTTCATCCCCGGCCTGGGTCAGGTGATGATGCTGGCCATGGGCACCCGAATGCTGCACGAGGTCTATTCCGGCATCGAGGCCTGGGAAGCGGGCGAGACTCGCCAGGCCTGGGCCCACCTGCTCGGAGTGGCGATGAACCTGGCCTTCCTCGGCACCGCCGGCGCGGTCCTGCCGCATGTCGATACCTCGACCTTCATCGACAGCCTGATCCCGGTCAGCCTGCGTGAAGGCGTATCCCGGCTGTGGAAGCCCGACCTCGTGCCCTACCGGCACCAGCCTCGGCTGGCGGCGCGCAGCCAGCCCGACGAACTCGGCCTGTACGACTACCTGGATGATCGCTACCTGTTGCTGGAAGACCAGTACTACCGGCTGGAACCCGATGGACAAGGTCACTATCGCGCCCGTCACGCCCAGGCCGACAAGCTGCTCAACCCCTATGCGCCCGCGTTTCGCAGCAATGAGGCCGGCGCCTGGAAGCACGAGCTCGACGAGCCGCTGGGCTGGACCGACGAGCGCCTGTTCAGCCGCCTGGGGCCGGAAGCCGCCAGGCTCGACACGGCCACGGCACAGCGCATCCGGCACATCAGCGGTATCGACAGCGACGTGCTGCGGGCCACCCACCACAACCTCGAGCGCGCGCCAGCCCTGCTCAGCGACACGGTCACGCGCTTTGCCCTCGACCAGGACCTGGGGCGCCTGGTGCAACGCCTGCAGAACGGTGGCATCTCCAGCGGGAGCCTCGACGAACTCCACATGGAACTGCAGTTGCTGACCACCGACCCGGTCTGGCCGCGCACCCGGGTGCTCAGGCTGCTCAACGCTTCGGGCCGTTCCCTGCAGGAGTATCCGGCGGGTATCGACGCCCAGGTGCCGCGTATCGACGTGCGCTGGCCAGAGCTGGATGCCGACGGCCTGCTGCAGCAGGTGCTCGGCAAGCTGGACGAGAATGAAATCCGGGGTCTGCTGCGCGAGGAGTTCGGCCAGTCCACCACCAGCCTCCCGGCCCGGGTCGCCTCGCTGCGACGCCGCCTGGCCGGTGATGCGGTCAAACGGCGCACGGACCTGTTCGATTCGCATTACCGCTACCGCACGGCCGCCAGCCGCGGCGAACCGGGCGCCGCCGTGGTGAAACAGCATTTTCCCAGCCTGCCGGATCGGCTCACGGAGGAACTGGCGCGTGGTGCCAATGCCGCGGAACGTCAACGCCTGGCCAGCGGTCGCCTGCCGCTACGCCTGGCTCGGGAGGCCCAACACTACTTGCGCAATGTTCGCCTGGCACGCCAGTACGAGCTGTTGTACCTCGACTCGGTCAACCCGTCCGAAGCCTACCGCATCGTCCTGACGATGCTGCGCAAGCTGCCGGGCTGGCCGAGCCGGGTCCGCCTGGAAGTGCGCGACCGCTTCCCGACGGGCCGGCTGCTCGACAGCCTTGGCCCGCAGAAGGCGCCGATCCGCAAGGTGCTGGTCAGAACCGGCGAACAGTACGAGGCCCATGACGCCAACGGCCAGGAACTGCACGGCCCGGATGACCTCTACGCCAGCGTGCTGCATGCCCTGCCGGATGCCGAGCGCGCGGCCCTGGGCTTTCCCCATGTCGGCCAGGGTGCACAACTGAAACAGGCTGTACGGGCCCTGCCGCCCCTGCCCCGCGAGGCGGTCGCGCGACTGCTGGACTTGCCACCTGTCGCGCCAGGTTTCAAACCACCCATGCGCCTGGCCGATGGCCGGGTCGGCTACCCGCTCAGCGGGCGTGGCGAAGGGCTGACACGCCGGGACTATCTGATGCGCAAGCTGTATCCGAACCTGTCCCTGACCCAAGTGGAAGTCCTGCACGACCTGAGCACCCTGAGGCCGGACGAAGCCCTGGCGAAGCTGGAGGCCCTGCAAACCGAGTACGCCACCCAGACCAACGCCCTGCAGGCCTGGCAACGCGAAGCGCAAACCAACATCCAGTCCTTCGACAGGGGCCGGGCCATGAGCGAAATCAGTCGTTGCTGGCGTCATGAGATAGACGTCACCCAGCTGGGCAGCGACAACCTGCCGCTGCTCAAGCTCAAGGGCAACCTGGGCCGCCTGCCCGCGCTTTCGGCCAACTTCGACCATGTTCGCGCCCTGCGTCTGGAAAACCTGCAACTGGACGACTGGTCGACGCTCGATGAACTGCTCGGCAGCCTGCCCAAGGTCGAATTGCTCGAGGTCTCGAGCCCACTGCTGCCGCACCTGGCCGCGCCGTTGAGTCGCCAGCCACGGATTCGCCACCTCAAGTTGCTGGATGGCTACGCCAACGTCCAGGGGCCCGATACCCAGGGCTACTATCGTTTGAATCAGGGCGCGGACCCGTTGTTCGCCTTCAAGATCAGTGACAGCACCTGGGCACCGGTGACGCCCCCCACCGGCCGCTTCGATGCCACCGGCCAACTGGTCGCCCCCGAGCGCCTGCCGTCGTGGACCGACGGCGAGATCTGGGAGCACTACCGGCTCCAGGGCGACGATATCAATACGTTTCGCAACCGCGCCGCCGCCACCGGCAAAAGCCCTGCCGAGGCCTATCCCGATCCTTCGGTACGAGCCAGAACCCGGCTGATCCGCGACCTGAAATGGGCGTTTCCGGAAAGGACCGCCCAGGAGCGCGCGCAACTGCTCAAAAGCTACAACCTGCTGCCCAGCCAGTGGCCCCAGTTGAGAGAGGCCCTGCAGGACACCGGCCGAATGCCCGACTGGGCCGAGGCGCACAAACTGCGGATGCAGGACGCCGGCAACCTGCAGCGCTTCGACCGATTGCAGGTGGAAGTGGTCCCGCAGATCCGGCACATCCGCAATTTCGAGTTTGACAAGCTCCAGCTCGACTGGGACTTCCCCGACTACTACACCCAGGACTTCCTCGATGCGTTCCTGCTCAAGATCGGCTACCAGCGCAATATCCGCGATTGCCTGTACCGCACCGACATCCCGGCCATGTTCCGTAGCGAAGATCGCACCCCGTTCGAACTGGCCCGGGACGACACCATGCTGGCCCGCGAAAGCCCCGGCGAAGAGCGCTCGACCACCGAGGACGCGCTCAGCGCCAGCTTCAGCCTCAGCGACGCCAAAAGCTACGGCGTGGGAGGCGGCCCCGGCAAGGGGCAACTGCGCTACAACAGCCAGTTCGACCGTTATCCGGGACGGGGGGATTCGGACACGGAGATGGAGAGCGAAGCGCACGACAGCGAAATGGAGGTCGATTCGGATAGCAGCGAACGGCACGAGTCGGACGACGAGCGTGGCTACAGCCCTCGCCGGCTGCGCCAGACCGTCAGTTTCCTGTACATGATCGACACCCGTGGCATCGAGGTGATACCCGGCCAGGAGAACGAGTTTTTCAACAGCACCGGCCCCAATGAGCTGTTTCCGAACGACGACATCGAAGGCGAGATTTCCGTACCGCCCGAGGGCCTGCCCGCCGAACGGATCTGGCTGGTCAACTCCAGCATGACCCGGGCCGCCAATGTGAAGGCGATCAACGATGCGGCCGGTGAACGGGATGAATGGATCGAAGCCCGAACCTGGGATGGCGATGACAACGGTGCAGTCTACGACCAGTTGATCGACCAGGTGGCTGCGGCCGGAGGGCTGGTCGTCACGGCCCCGCCCAACACCTCGATCTTTTCCGACGATGTGGTCTGGCCGCATCCGCGACCATCGGCCTGA
- a CDS encoding YiiX/YebB-like N1pC/P60 family cysteine hydrolase, translating into MEQKYTIERSLLKRGDIILTAENTLISKGVRVGTASRYSHASIWVGGTLIEAVQAGVFSKNPQRIMLDKQSHGVVLRSRKPLAEEELDQICRYAHTQIGSLYALDEATLALPRRLMKLESTKKQFCSRLVALAYTQIGYDFINLGSPHYCTPGKLARTKAFQVVPGIIREALPGEVEFAKSHDPIKKNADDTFEWLAKVRTLVKSNPELNAMFDIQTVNDVDDLLVKRPELDEVVVGFLHENDYLTYFNHDMKVNTYRYNPDLMTFMLRRAPDPVGFIERELQKEYSLAQRHSQNIDNSIQNYLSTGLNYVMEHLKLYQNLINGVWVRLNHIAIASETVGITPVANRARELMSEIEGPMERGMTVIKNPQFGQMAKMALPA; encoded by the coding sequence ATGGAACAGAAATACACGATTGAGCGTTCGCTGCTCAAACGAGGCGACATCATCCTGACAGCAGAGAACACGTTGATCAGCAAAGGCGTGCGAGTGGGTACCGCATCACGATACTCGCATGCATCGATCTGGGTAGGAGGGACGCTGATCGAGGCGGTGCAAGCTGGTGTCTTTTCTAAGAACCCTCAGAGGATCATGCTGGATAAGCAGAGTCACGGTGTGGTGCTTCGGAGCCGAAAGCCTTTGGCCGAGGAGGAGCTCGATCAGATCTGTCGCTATGCACATACTCAGATTGGCTCTTTGTACGCTCTGGATGAGGCCACCCTCGCTCTTCCACGTCGCTTGATGAAGCTCGAGTCAACCAAAAAACAGTTCTGTTCACGGCTGGTTGCCTTGGCCTATACACAGATCGGATACGACTTCATCAATCTGGGCTCCCCCCACTACTGCACGCCGGGCAAACTCGCCAGAACGAAGGCTTTTCAGGTGGTGCCAGGGATAATTCGTGAAGCTCTACCCGGTGAGGTCGAGTTTGCGAAATCACACGACCCCATCAAGAAGAACGCGGATGATACCTTCGAGTGGTTGGCTAAGGTCAGAACTCTGGTCAAATCCAATCCAGAGCTTAATGCCATGTTCGACATCCAGACCGTAAATGATGTGGATGATCTTCTCGTTAAGCGGCCTGAGCTCGATGAAGTCGTGGTCGGCTTCCTGCACGAAAATGACTACCTCACTTATTTCAACCATGATATGAAAGTGAATACATACCGGTACAACCCGGACTTGATGACGTTCATGCTACGGAGGGCCCCCGATCCAGTTGGCTTCATCGAGAGAGAGCTCCAGAAAGAGTACAGCTTGGCTCAGCGCCATTCGCAGAACATTGATAACAGCATTCAGAACTACCTCTCGACTGGGCTGAACTACGTGATGGAGCACCTCAAGCTCTATCAAAATCTCATCAATGGTGTTTGGGTACGGCTCAACCACATCGCCATCGCATCCGAAACCGTCGGAATTACGCCGGTTGCGAATCGTGCTCGGGAACTGATGTCGGAGATCGAAGGGCCGATGGAGCGTGGCATGACGGTGATTAAAAATCCTCAATTTGGGCAGATGGCGAAAATGGCACTGCCTGCCTAG